One Bacteroidota bacterium DNA window includes the following coding sequences:
- a CDS encoding AtpZ/AtpI family protein, translating into MASDPPERKPAKPSQSLFGSSMTEAAPYLGLGIEILISMLLFVLLGYFADAWLGTSPWLLLVGIVLSAVATGATLYKTVRELDAANRKGGGKERKSGSEDEG; encoded by the coding sequence GTGGCCTCCGACCCGCCCGAGCGCAAGCCCGCCAAGCCGTCGCAGAGCCTCTTTGGCTCCAGCATGACCGAGGCGGCCCCATACCTCGGCCTCGGCATCGAGATTCTGATCTCGATGCTGTTGTTCGTCCTCCTCGGCTACTTCGCCGACGCGTGGCTCGGCACCTCGCCGTGGCTGCTGCTCGTGGGCATCGTGCTGAGCGCGGTTGCGACCGGCGCGACGCTCTACAAGACCGTCCGCGAACTCGACGCAGCAAACAGGAAGGGAGGCGGGAAAGAGCGGAAGAGCGGAAGCGAGGACGAGGGATAG
- the dnaK gene encoding molecular chaperone DnaK, translating into MSRPDDRPLFRFDRFPSATHPTAMSKIIGIDLGTTNSVVSVMEGAEPVVIPNAEGGRTTPSIVAFKKDGERLVGAPAKRQAITNPHNTVFSIKRFMGRQFDEVGEEIKTVPYDVQKGDGGVARVQIDDKLYTPQEISAMTLQKLKQTAEDYLGEKVTEAVITVPAYFNDAQRKATKEAGQIAGLTVKRIINEPTAAALAYGLDKKAQDEVVAVYDLGGGTYDLSVLELGDGVFEVKATNGDTHLGGDDFDQRLIDHIADEFQNSDGIDLRSDPMALQRLKEAAEKAKIELSSATQTTVNLPFITATQDGPKHLTLDLTRAKFEQLVDDLVQRTIPPMEKALSDAGLSKNDVDEVILVGGSTRIPAIQQVVEGFFGKKPNRSVNPDEVVAIGAAIQGGVLSGDVQDVLLLDVTPLNLGIETLGGVMTALIPANTTIPTRKSETFSTAADNQPSVEIHVLQGDRTMAVDNRTIGRFHLDGIPPARRGMPQIEVTFDIDADGILNVSAKDKATGKEQSIRIEASSGLNEEEIEKMRRDAREHANEDKQRREQADKLNAADALIFSTEKNLSEYGDKLPAEKRGKIDAALERLKEVHKAQNVAEAESAMEQLNAAWSEASEDLYKAQQEEAAGDGASATAPEMDAAPDPEVKDVDFEVVDEDETA; encoded by the coding sequence GTGTCCCGGCCGGACGACCGGCCCCTCTTCCGTTTTGACAGATTCCCTTCCGCAACCCACCCTACAGCAATGAGCAAGATTATCGGTATCGACCTCGGCACGACCAACTCCGTCGTCTCCGTCATGGAGGGCGCGGAGCCGGTCGTCATTCCGAACGCCGAGGGCGGGCGGACGACCCCGTCGATCGTCGCCTTCAAGAAGGACGGCGAGCGGCTCGTCGGGGCCCCGGCCAAGCGCCAGGCCATCACCAACCCCCACAACACCGTCTTCTCGATCAAGCGCTTCATGGGCCGCCAGTTCGACGAGGTCGGCGAGGAGATCAAGACCGTCCCGTACGACGTCCAGAAGGGCGACGGCGGCGTGGCGCGTGTCCAGATCGACGACAAGCTCTACACGCCGCAGGAGATCTCGGCGATGACGCTGCAGAAGCTCAAGCAGACCGCCGAGGACTACCTCGGCGAGAAGGTCACCGAGGCCGTCATCACCGTCCCGGCCTACTTCAACGACGCGCAGCGCAAGGCGACCAAGGAGGCCGGCCAGATCGCCGGGCTGACCGTCAAGCGCATCATCAACGAGCCGACGGCCGCCGCGCTCGCCTACGGCCTCGACAAGAAGGCCCAGGACGAGGTCGTCGCGGTCTACGACCTCGGCGGCGGGACCTACGACCTCTCGGTCCTCGAACTCGGCGACGGCGTCTTCGAGGTCAAGGCCACCAACGGCGACACCCACCTCGGCGGCGACGACTTCGACCAGCGCCTGATCGACCACATCGCCGACGAGTTCCAGAACTCCGATGGCATCGACCTGCGCAGCGACCCGATGGCGCTCCAGCGCCTGAAGGAGGCCGCCGAGAAGGCCAAGATCGAGCTGTCCTCGGCCACGCAGACGACGGTCAACCTCCCGTTCATCACCGCCACGCAGGACGGGCCGAAGCACCTCACGCTCGACCTCACGCGCGCCAAGTTCGAGCAGCTCGTCGACGACCTCGTGCAGCGGACGATCCCGCCGATGGAGAAGGCGCTGTCCGACGCGGGCCTGAGCAAGAACGACGTGGACGAGGTCATCCTCGTCGGCGGCTCGACGCGCATCCCGGCCATCCAGCAGGTCGTCGAGGGTTTCTTCGGCAAGAAGCCGAACCGCTCAGTCAACCCGGACGAGGTCGTCGCGATCGGCGCGGCGATCCAGGGCGGCGTCCTCTCGGGCGACGTGCAGGACGTGCTGCTCTTGGACGTGACCCCGCTCAACCTCGGCATCGAGACGCTCGGCGGCGTGATGACGGCGCTCATCCCGGCCAACACGACGATCCCGACGCGGAAGTCGGAGACGTTCTCGACGGCGGCCGATAACCAGCCGTCGGTCGAGATCCACGTCCTCCAGGGCGACCGGACGATGGCCGTCGACAACCGCACGATCGGGCGCTTCCACCTCGACGGGATTCCCCCGGCGCGGCGCGGGATGCCGCAGATCGAGGTCACCTTCGACATCGACGCCGACGGCATCCTGAACGTCTCCGCGAAGGACAAGGCGACCGGCAAGGAGCAGTCGATCCGCATCGAAGCCTCGTCCGGCCTCAACGAGGAGGAGATCGAGAAGATGCGCCGCGACGCCCGCGAGCACGCCAACGAGGACAAGCAGCGCCGCGAGCAGGCCGACAAGCTCAACGCCGCCGACGCCCTCATCTTCTCGACCGAGAAGAACCTCAGCGAGTACGGCGACAAGCTCCCGGCCGAGAAGCGCGGCAAGATCGACGCCGCGCTCGAACGCCTCAAGGAAGTCCACAAGGCGCAGAACGTCGCCGAGGCGGAGTCTGCGATGGAGCAGCTCAACGCCGCCTGGAGCGAGGCCTCCGAGGACCTCTACAAGGCCCAGCAGGAAGAGGCCGCCGGCGACGGCGCGTCTGCCACTGCGCCGGAGATGGACGCCGCGCCGGACCCCGAGGTCAAGGACGTGGACTTCGAGGTCGTCGACGAGGACGAGACGGCGTAA
- a CDS encoding polymer-forming cytoskeletal protein, producing MPKHRNDAPGTPGQVNIIGPGTVIEGGLKANSDVRVSGKVIGNINVDGKTVVTPEGTVEGEVRSAHADIAGRVEGEVFISERLVLKSSAVVDGNIHTVKLVIEDGATFSGTCNMGGALPKRSRDLPGVTVTEGRKDAAPQDKRASQPAGQP from the coding sequence ATGCCCAAGCACCGCAACGACGCCCCGGGAACGCCGGGCCAGGTCAACATCATCGGACCGGGAACGGTCATCGAAGGCGGCCTCAAGGCCAACAGCGATGTCCGGGTCTCGGGCAAAGTCATCGGCAACATCAACGTCGACGGCAAGACCGTCGTGACGCCGGAGGGCACCGTCGAGGGCGAGGTCCGCTCGGCGCACGCCGACATCGCCGGTCGCGTCGAGGGCGAGGTGTTCATCTCGGAGCGCCTCGTGCTCAAAAGCTCCGCTGTCGTGGACGGTAACATCCACACGGTCAAGCTCGTGATCGAAGACGGGGCGACGTTCTCCGGGACGTGCAACATGGGCGGCGCCCTCCCGAAGCGCAGCCGCGACCTCCCCGGCGTGACCGTCACCGAGGGCCGCAAGGACGCGGCGCCTCAGGACAAGCGCGCGTCGCAGCCCGCCGGCCAGCCGTAG
- the queG gene encoding tRNA epoxyqueuosine(34) reductase QueG, giving the protein MPGFDAAARERLARQLKAEARRLGFDACGIAKAERLDAEAERLEQWLLDGRHASMRWMENHFEKRVDPRRLVDGAQSVVSVLHTYYQPAERPEDPAVGKISRYAWGDDYHTVVKDKLYALYHWLDEAAGGISGRVFADSAPVLDKAWAARSGLGWIGKSTMLLNRDLGSFFFVGELIVDVPLATDGPIADYCGSCTRCLDACPTGALDAPYRIDANRCISYLTIEHRGETLPEGMDSEIGNWIFGCDICQNVCPWTKFSQPTDEPRFAPRPGVTDTELQEWAELDLDAFRERFRHSPVKRTKFEGFQRNVRAAIRNMEGVEG; this is encoded by the coding sequence ATGCCCGGCTTCGACGCTGCCGCCCGCGAGCGGCTCGCCCGCCAGCTCAAGGCCGAAGCGCGTCGCCTCGGCTTCGACGCGTGCGGCATCGCCAAAGCGGAGCGGCTCGACGCCGAGGCGGAGCGCCTGGAGCAGTGGCTCCTTGACGGCCGCCACGCCTCTATGCGGTGGATGGAGAACCATTTCGAGAAACGCGTCGACCCCCGCCGGCTCGTCGACGGCGCGCAGTCGGTGGTCTCCGTCCTCCACACCTACTACCAGCCCGCCGAGCGCCCCGAGGACCCGGCGGTCGGGAAGATCAGCCGCTACGCCTGGGGCGACGACTACCACACCGTCGTCAAGGACAAGCTCTACGCGCTCTACCACTGGCTCGACGAGGCCGCGGGCGGCATCTCGGGGCGCGTCTTCGCAGACTCGGCCCCGGTGCTGGACAAGGCGTGGGCGGCGCGGAGCGGGCTGGGCTGGATCGGCAAGAGCACGATGCTGCTCAACCGGGACCTCGGCTCGTTCTTCTTCGTCGGCGAGCTGATCGTCGACGTGCCGCTGGCGACCGACGGGCCCATCGCTGACTACTGCGGCTCCTGCACCCGCTGCCTCGACGCCTGCCCGACCGGGGCTCTCGACGCGCCCTACCGGATCGACGCGAACCGGTGCATCTCCTACCTCACGATCGAGCACCGGGGCGAGACGCTGCCCGAGGGAATGGACAGCGAGATCGGCAACTGGATCTTCGGCTGCGACATCTGCCAGAACGTGTGCCCCTGGACCAAGTTCAGCCAGCCGACCGACGAGCCCCGCTTTGCCCCGCGCCCCGGCGTCACCGACACCGAACTGCAGGAGTGGGCCGAGCTCGACCTCGACGCCTTCCGCGAGCGCTTCCGGCACAGCCCGGTCAAGCGGACCAAGTTCGAGGGGTTCCAGCGTAACGTCCGCGCAGCGATCAGGAATATGGAGGGCGTGGAGGGGTAG
- a CDS encoding DUF4359 domain-containing protein has translation MRLFLLVALVVVLAVTNPGPDAFADFAEDNVADQLEARLDDVPGAGLLSGIGSLAAGELVKRFAERDNYLVASVYTLDLDGRAREAEHWRFLGVAGLFVEIGRPASL, from the coding sequence ATGCGCCTCTTCCTTCTCGTCGCCCTCGTCGTCGTGCTCGCCGTGACGAACCCGGGGCCGGACGCCTTCGCTGACTTCGCCGAGGACAACGTTGCCGACCAGCTAGAAGCCCGGCTGGACGACGTGCCCGGTGCCGGTCTGCTCAGCGGAATCGGCAGCCTAGCGGCCGGTGAACTTGTCAAACGATTCGCCGAGCGGGACAACTACCTCGTCGCAAGCGTGTATACCTTAGACCTCGACGGGCGCGCACGCGAGGCCGAGCACTGGCGCTTCCTCGGCGTCGCCGGGCTGTTCGTCGAGATCGGCCGCCCGGCGAGCTTGTGA
- a CDS encoding ATP-binding protein: MDVTNRNAALPQPPTGESAQEALGEVEYALFQSEALYQTFLEQSPIGLAHLDAEGVVTFENHQLRAITGEDPEAAWIGQRIAEVGGLDPSLAGLVDQMLADGQPLGGSDLPFRRHDGAERVLRIHGTPIQHPEHGTVGAVLTVSDITAERARDEELALLRRYDEAEPELHHAARSQSSPADFLEEAAGILGATTRSDHAAVLLFDDTRGVYLETARWNRRANDQATPPLRLDAQLLPVVAGSPLAYAHTELGAPRLRHFLAAVGACEAVALPFHAVEAQGGVLLMLRDTEGERWTRTESAALGRLGVLVQTLWAGLCAEARYRRIVASIEDCLFSFWFGPDGERTYSFLSDQVETITGYRAGAVLDGACSWRGTLVHPDDRTAFARHNRTLRAEHESRLVYRVQTAGGSVRWLRESATPRRDHAGRLVVAGVLSDVTEARETEADLIRTKQDAASATRVKSSFLSMMSHEIRTPLGAINGFADLLLEEVAELDDPPPVVAEFATTIREGSRKVLRLINDIFDLATLQSGRVDVEHNPVALHPVVEAAVRQHTPALADRDLDLVLDLDPADPVVLGDAGRLGSVLEQLLSNAAKFTDEGRVRVATESAPDAVHLRVEDTGIGVAPDYVADMFEPFSQGDNRLNRDYDGSGLGLALAKRLIEAMDGTITVESTQGEGTAFEITLPRADG, from the coding sequence ATGGATGTCACGAATCGTAACGCTGCGCTTCCTCAACCTCCTACCGGTGAGAGCGCGCAGGAGGCACTCGGCGAGGTAGAGTACGCCCTCTTTCAGAGCGAGGCGCTCTACCAGACGTTTCTCGAACAGAGCCCCATTGGGCTGGCCCACCTCGACGCAGAGGGCGTCGTCACGTTCGAGAACCACCAGCTTCGCGCAATCACGGGCGAGGACCCGGAGGCGGCCTGGATCGGGCAGCGGATCGCAGAGGTCGGCGGCCTCGACCCATCGCTCGCCGGGCTCGTAGACCAGATGCTGGCCGACGGGCAGCCGCTCGGCGGAAGCGACCTCCCGTTCCGGCGGCACGACGGCGCGGAGCGTGTCCTCCGCATCCACGGCACCCCAATCCAGCACCCGGAGCACGGCACGGTCGGGGCCGTGCTGACGGTCTCCGACATCACTGCCGAGCGCGCGCGCGACGAGGAGCTTGCGCTGCTTCGCCGCTACGACGAGGCCGAGCCGGAGCTTCACCACGCGGCCCGCTCCCAGTCTTCCCCAGCTGACTTTCTGGAAGAGGCTGCCGGCATCCTCGGGGCGACCACCCGGTCTGACCACGCCGCCGTGCTCCTCTTCGACGATACGCGGGGTGTCTACCTGGAGACCGCACGATGGAACCGCAGGGCAAACGACCAGGCAACGCCTCCGCTGCGCCTCGACGCCCAGCTTCTGCCCGTCGTCGCGGGGAGCCCGCTGGCGTATGCGCACACGGAACTCGGAGCGCCTCGGCTGCGCCACTTCCTCGCCGCCGTCGGTGCCTGCGAGGCGGTCGCGCTGCCGTTCCACGCCGTCGAGGCACAGGGCGGCGTCCTGCTGATGCTGCGCGACACCGAGGGCGAGCGCTGGACCCGGACGGAGTCTGCTGCGCTCGGCCGCCTCGGCGTCCTCGTCCAGACGCTCTGGGCCGGCCTCTGCGCCGAGGCCCGGTACCGGCGGATCGTGGCGAGCATCGAGGACTGCCTGTTCTCGTTCTGGTTCGGGCCGGACGGGGAGCGCACCTACTCGTTTCTGAGCGACCAGGTCGAGACCATCACCGGCTACCGGGCCGGCGCGGTGCTCGACGGCGCGTGCTCGTGGCGAGGCACTCTCGTGCACCCGGACGACCGGACCGCGTTTGCGCGCCACAACCGCACGCTCCGCGCGGAGCACGAGAGCCGCCTCGTCTACCGCGTCCAGACCGCAGGCGGCAGCGTCCGCTGGCTGCGCGAGAGTGCCACGCCGCGCCGCGACCATGCCGGCCGCCTCGTCGTGGCCGGGGTGCTCTCGGACGTGACCGAGGCCCGCGAGACCGAGGCCGACCTCATCCGCACAAAGCAGGACGCCGCCTCGGCCACGCGCGTCAAGTCCTCCTTCCTCTCGATGATGAGCCACGAGATCCGCACCCCGCTCGGTGCCATCAACGGCTTCGCCGACCTGCTGCTGGAAGAGGTCGCCGAGCTCGACGACCCACCGCCGGTCGTAGCCGAGTTCGCCACCACGATCCGCGAAGGGTCCCGGAAGGTCCTCCGTCTCATCAACGACATCTTCGACCTCGCCACGCTGCAGAGCGGGCGGGTAGACGTGGAGCACAACCCCGTCGCCCTGCACCCGGTAGTCGAGGCCGCTGTCCGGCAGCACACACCGGCGCTCGCCGACCGGGACCTGGACCTGGTCCTCGATCTCGACCCGGCCGACCCGGTCGTGCTCGGCGACGCGGGCCGCCTCGGGAGCGTGCTGGAGCAGCTCCTCTCGAACGCCGCCAAGTTCACCGACGAGGGGCGGGTGCGGGTCGCAACGGAGAGTGCGCCGGACGCCGTCCACCTCCGCGTGGAGGATACCGGCATCGGGGTGGCTCCGGACTACGTGGCCGACATGTTCGAGCCGTTCTCGCAGGGCGACAACCGGCTCAACCGGGACTACGACGGCTCCGGCCTCGGCCTGGCACTCGCCAAGCGCCTCATCGAGGCGATGGACGGGACCATCACCGTCGAGAGCACGCAGGGCGAAGGGACGGCCTTCGAGATCACGCTTCCCCGCGCCGACGGATGA
- the rpsT gene encoding 30S ribosomal protein S20, whose amino-acid sequence MPQHKSAEKRVRQNAKRRARNRYHKVRVRTLVKRLEGTEDRTEAEALLSEVKGTLDRMATKRIITRSKAAHTKSHLEKLVNAL is encoded by the coding sequence ATGCCTCAGCACAAATCCGCAGAAAAGCGCGTCCGCCAGAACGCGAAACGCCGCGCCCGCAACCGGTACCACAAAGTGCGCGTCCGCACGCTCGTCAAGCGACTCGAAGGTACGGAAGACCGCACCGAGGCCGAAGCCCTGCTCAGCGAGGTCAAGGGCACGCTCGACCGCATGGCCACCAAGCGGATCATCACCCGCAGCAAGGCGGCACACACCAAGAGCCACCTCGAGAAGCTGGTAAACGCGCTCTAG
- the pgsA gene encoding CDP-diacylglycerol--glycerol-3-phosphate 3-phosphatidyltransferase → MKHLPNVLTIGRIVIVPVFLVLLFSGTLVSQLVATVLFIVAAISDYWDGRLAREYGVGSRLGQFLDPLADKVLVLGAFFAFLFLPADADGNRLAAGWWWWAVGLIALRDVAVTALRAWAERQGRSIQTRYAAKLKTTVQLTFLIAALVFLTASKLTQFGGWIGDLGAYAALALYSPATSVLLLVTVVLTLWTGALYFTRQQPTPTL, encoded by the coding sequence ATGAAGCATCTCCCCAACGTCCTCACGATCGGCCGGATCGTGATCGTTCCGGTCTTCCTCGTGCTCCTGTTCTCGGGCACGCTGGTGAGCCAGCTCGTGGCGACGGTGCTGTTCATCGTCGCGGCGATCTCGGACTACTGGGACGGTCGGCTCGCGCGCGAGTACGGCGTCGGCTCCCGGCTCGGGCAGTTCCTCGACCCGCTCGCGGACAAGGTGCTCGTCCTCGGCGCGTTCTTCGCCTTCCTCTTCCTGCCGGCCGACGCCGACGGCAACCGGCTGGCGGCCGGGTGGTGGTGGTGGGCCGTCGGGCTGATCGCGCTGCGCGACGTGGCGGTGACCGCGCTCCGGGCCTGGGCCGAGCGGCAGGGGCGCTCCATCCAGACGCGCTACGCGGCCAAGCTCAAGACGACCGTCCAGCTCACCTTCCTCATCGCCGCGCTCGTCTTCCTGACGGCTTCCAAGCTGACCCAGTTCGGCGGCTGGATAGGCGACCTCGGCGCGTACGCCGCCCTCGCGCTCTACAGCCCGGCGACCTCCGTGCTGCTGCTCGTGACGGTCGTGCTGACGCTCTGGACCGGCGCGCTCTACTTCACCCGCCAGCAGCCCACGCCGACGCTGTAG
- a CDS encoding M23 family metallopeptidase — MTSFLLDLARGPDEPRTVIVVDESGVENPRQYVFRPRRILYLVAGASAGLALLLFALVFLTPVRTLFLGPDPEVLRETAEQNAVRAAALADSLALQGEYLERLRYAIVGEPDTAAVTDEPVENVVAPAERPALDVPAGPRSDDWADHEQPALAFNRLAADRRAESDGRAVETYLASLQFPALPPVEGFFARGFDAARGHYGIDKAVAEGTTVRAIGDGYVVAADWTNDGGYVVAVQHADGYLSVYKHNSRLLKSTGDRVRSREALALSGNTGEITTGPHLHFELWRNGLAQDPRLYLVGL; from the coding sequence ATGACTTCTTTTTTGCTGGACCTCGCCAGAGGACCAGACGAGCCCCGCACCGTCATCGTCGTCGACGAGAGCGGTGTAGAAAACCCCCGCCAGTACGTCTTCCGGCCCCGGCGCATCCTCTACCTCGTCGCCGGCGCGTCGGCCGGGCTGGCGCTACTCCTGTTCGCGCTCGTCTTTCTGACTCCGGTCCGCACGCTGTTTCTGGGGCCCGACCCCGAGGTGCTGCGCGAGACTGCCGAGCAGAACGCGGTGCGGGCCGCCGCGCTGGCAGACTCGCTCGCGCTTCAAGGCGAGTACCTGGAGCGGCTGCGCTACGCCATCGTCGGGGAGCCGGACACCGCGGCCGTGACCGACGAGCCGGTCGAGAACGTCGTAGCTCCAGCCGAGCGTCCGGCGCTCGACGTGCCGGCCGGGCCGCGCTCGGACGACTGGGCTGACCACGAGCAGCCGGCGCTCGCCTTCAACCGGCTCGCGGCGGACCGACGGGCTGAGAGCGACGGCCGGGCCGTCGAGACCTACCTCGCCAGCCTCCAGTTTCCGGCGCTCCCACCCGTCGAGGGCTTCTTCGCGCGCGGCTTCGACGCGGCGCGCGGGCACTACGGCATCGACAAGGCCGTGGCGGAAGGGACGACGGTCCGGGCCATCGGCGACGGCTACGTAGTCGCGGCGGACTGGACCAACGACGGCGGCTACGTCGTTGCCGTTCAGCACGCCGACGGGTATCTTTCGGTCTACAAGCACAACAGCCGACTCCTCAAGAGCACCGGCGACCGAGTGCGCAGCCGCGAGGCCCTCGCGCTCAGCGGCAACACCGGCGAGATCACGACCGGTCCCCACCTCCACTTCGAGCTGTGGCGCAACGGCCTCGCCCAGGACCCACGCCTCTACCTGGTCGGACTTTAG
- a CDS encoding PKD domain-containing protein, producing the protein MFLFASTADAQVQRPFKTIYISAYGGLGLYGGDLDGNPNNDAGNLFDEPGWAVAGELGYQFTPSLGFGVAFNYGNYPELQFLGDSSDPTRQFTDVVESRSQIQAAFRYYLFPSSGITPYVRLGVSYAFEPDYSEVTDAPPGVGDETTDGWGPLVGGGLDLLLGSKFSLFLEANASFLFPDNAIDGTNPGASAGVNDDADFDWLGMAGGGFRFWLRSPVTAVEATIDCATSLEIGQSGTFTAFVNDDATGPLTYMWDWGDGSTSDGLVASHSYASAGTYTVSFTATGPSNSDAETCLVTVNEPPADAPALSACRATPSTANVGETVSFSATAEGTRPITFAYDFGDGNTASTLNATNVYNEVGTYNVTLTATNEVGSDTCTMTVTVVDRFCDEVTELNTVFFDSNVSTLDDEAMSRLDENLAVLDRCPDICAVVNGYTDSRERDRLRLSERRAAAVEAYYLQNGIDADRIMTRGLGVAPDDNFKEDGGAGSRRAESIPTDCDDMMDMDDDDGM; encoded by the coding sequence ATGTTCCTCTTCGCCTCCACGGCAGATGCACAGGTCCAGCGCCCGTTCAAGACCATCTACATCAGCGCCTACGGCGGCCTCGGCCTCTACGGCGGCGACCTCGACGGCAACCCAAACAACGACGCTGGCAACCTGTTCGACGAGCCGGGCTGGGCCGTCGCCGGTGAACTGGGCTATCAGTTCACGCCGTCGCTCGGCTTCGGCGTTGCCTTTAACTACGGCAACTACCCAGAACTCCAGTTCCTCGGCGATTCCAGCGACCCGACTCGGCAGTTCACCGACGTCGTGGAGTCGCGCTCGCAGATCCAGGCCGCCTTCCGCTACTACCTCTTCCCCTCGTCGGGGATCACCCCGTACGTGCGGCTCGGCGTGAGCTACGCCTTCGAGCCGGACTACAGCGAAGTCACCGACGCGCCGCCTGGCGTCGGAGACGAGACCACCGACGGGTGGGGCCCCCTCGTCGGCGGCGGGCTTGACCTGCTGCTCGGCAGCAAGTTCTCCCTCTTCCTCGAAGCCAATGCGTCGTTCCTCTTCCCGGACAACGCCATTGATGGCACCAACCCTGGCGCGAGCGCCGGCGTGAACGACGACGCGGACTTCGACTGGCTCGGGATGGCAGGTGGCGGCTTCCGCTTCTGGCTCCGCTCGCCGGTTACCGCTGTCGAGGCCACCATCGACTGCGCCACCTCGCTCGAGATCGGCCAGTCCGGGACGTTCACGGCCTTCGTCAACGACGACGCGACCGGCCCGCTCACCTACATGTGGGACTGGGGCGACGGCTCGACCTCGGACGGCCTCGTGGCCAGCCACAGCTACGCCAGCGCAGGCACCTACACCGTCAGCTTCACCGCGACGGGCCCGTCCAACTCTGACGCCGAGACGTGCCTCGTGACGGTCAACGAGCCGCCCGCCGATGCCCCGGCGCTCTCCGCCTGCCGCGCCACGCCGTCGACGGCCAACGTCGGCGAGACGGTCAGCTTCTCGGCCACGGCCGAGGGCACGCGCCCGATCACCTTCGCCTACGACTTCGGCGACGGCAACACGGCCAGCACGCTCAACGCGACCAACGTCTACAACGAGGTCGGCACCTACAACGTCACGCTGACGGCCACCAACGAGGTCGGCTCGGACACATGCACGATGACCGTCACCGTCGTGGACCGCTTCTGCGACGAGGTCACCGAGCTCAACACGGTGTTCTTCGACAGCAACGTGAGCACGCTCGACGATGAGGCCATGAGCCGCCTCGACGAGAACCTCGCGGTCCTCGACCGGTGCCCGGACATCTGCGCGGTCGTCAACGGCTACACCGACAGCCGCGAGCGGGACCGCCTGCGCCTGTCCGAGCGCCGCGCCGCCGCCGTGGAGGCGTATTACCTCCAGAACGGCATCGATGCGGACCGCATCATGACCCGTGGCCTCGGCGTCGCACCGGACGACAACTTCAAGGAGGACGGCGGTGCCGGCAGCCGCCGCGCCGAGTCCATCCCGACCGACTGCGACGACATGATGGACATGGATGACGACGACGGTATGTAG